In Candidatus Desulfofervidus auxilii, one genomic interval encodes:
- a CDS encoding tetratricopeptide repeat protein: protein MKKMLNTVILLGFVFLGSCGHKGSLLKTRVSSPTHHVEVGTVFLEKGKISEAQRQFLLALEEDPGLVKAYVGLALVKAYQKDQNAAWVKIEEAKKMVKTDDDKIDVYKGEIHLVYLLFTPKMLPKAEKAFKQIMNLRPGDASACFYMALLYERAFLFDKSLSLLDRVLKTENPFVLKAYNEIDKIAKIKKAQPLTEVGKEIGLKDVITKADMAALLVHELHLPQLIEVIPDSLPTAKDVLGERFAKEILAIIPLEIRELSATIDGYFEPQQKLTKASFCEILQDILVRVTGNRQLRHRFQRVRSPYKDLDPKVSYYNACILGLVKGFVLPQDRSNRIFGPLNPVSGADALLALKRLRQEARIF from the coding sequence AAGACTAGGGTTTCTAGTCCTACACATCATGTAGAGGTAGGCACAGTGTTTTTAGAAAAAGGTAAAATCTCAGAGGCCCAAAGACAATTTCTCCTAGCCCTAGAAGAAGACCCGGGTTTAGTAAAAGCATATGTGGGTTTAGCCTTGGTAAAGGCTTATCAAAAAGACCAAAATGCTGCATGGGTAAAAATAGAAGAAGCGAAAAAAATGGTTAAAACAGACGATGACAAAATAGATGTTTATAAAGGAGAAATCCATCTGGTTTATTTATTATTTACTCCTAAAATGTTACCTAAGGCGGAAAAGGCCTTTAAACAAATAATGAACCTAAGACCAGGGGATGCCTCAGCGTGTTTTTATATGGCCCTGCTTTATGAAAGGGCATTTCTTTTTGATAAATCCCTTTCTTTATTGGATAGGGTGTTAAAGACAGAAAATCCTTTTGTATTAAAGGCTTACAACGAGATAGACAAAATCGCTAAAATCAAAAAGGCCCAACCCTTAACTGAGGTAGGGAAAGAAATTGGTTTAAAGGATGTTATCACCAAGGCAGATATGGCTGCCCTGCTGGTGCACGAACTGCATTTACCCCAATTGATAGAAGTAATTCCTGATAGTTTACCCACAGCTAAAGACGTTTTGGGCGAGCGTTTTGCTAAAGAAATTTTAGCTATTATTCCTCTTGAAATTAGAGAACTTTCTGCCACTATAGATGGCTATTTTGAACCCCAGCAAAAACTCACTAAGGCCTCGTTTTGTGAAATACTCCAAGATATTTTAGTAAGGGTTACTGGGAATAGACAATTACGCCATCGTTTCCAAAGAGTTCGTTCTCCTTATAAAGATTTGGACCCTAAAGTGTCTTATTATAATGCTTGCATTCTTGGACTAGTAAAGGGGTTTGTCCTTCCCCAGGACAGGTCAAACAGAATCTTTGGTCCATTAAATCCCGTAAGTGGGGCAGATGCCTTGCTTGCCCTAAAACGCTTGCGGCAAGAAGCAAGAATTTTTTAA
- a CDS encoding TetR/AcrR family transcriptional regulator produces MLEHKPQKTFLSLPEEKRQKIVEIATKEFAIKGYAKASLNRMVEKLGIAKGSIYQYFHNKEHLFLYVFSHGVRLAKDILKPIKSQKGNIFEKLSASLKMGILFIQQHPHIYQIYLKILFEDKVPGRKHLLKAIRFYSRDYLLPLLKEAQTKGEIRQDLDLEMTAFMLDAMMERFLQAYSLSYLDTIDIYEAKTESLEKKISIWIDILKRGLSNGK; encoded by the coding sequence ATGTTAGAACATAAACCCCAAAAAACTTTTTTGAGTTTACCTGAAGAAAAGAGGCAAAAGATAGTAGAGATCGCTACCAAGGAATTTGCCATTAAAGGTTATGCTAAGGCTAGTTTAAATCGCATGGTAGAAAAATTGGGCATTGCAAAGGGTTCAATTTATCAGTATTTCCACAATAAAGAACACCTTTTTCTTTACGTTTTTTCTCATGGTGTCCGACTAGCCAAAGATATTTTAAAACCTATTAAAAGCCAAAAGGGAAATATTTTTGAAAAATTAAGTGCATCTTTAAAAATGGGTATCTTGTTTATTCAGCAGCATCCCCATATTTATCAGATTTATTTAAAAATTTTGTTTGAAGATAAAGTTCCGGGACGAAAGCACTTACTTAAGGCCATTAGATTTTATTCCCGAGATTATTTATTACCCCTTTTAAAGGAGGCACAGACAAAAGGAGAAATCCGCCAAGATTTGGATTTAGAAATGACGGCTTTTATGCTGGATGCTATGATGGAACGTTTTTTACAGGCATATTCATTGTCTTATTTGGATACTATTGATATTTATGAGGCAAAAACAGAGAGTTTAGAAAAGAAGATTTCTATCTGGATAGATATTTTAAAAAGGGGATTGAGTAATGGAAAGTGA